The following are from one region of the Chloroflexota bacterium genome:
- a CDS encoding DUF58 domain-containing protein, whose product MAWPRWLGGRGGGGAPPARPAAPDAPLIDELLLHRLERLSLAPRRPVAGGLGGEHRSSARASSTDFADYRQYVPGDDFRRIDWNAYGRSGTLYVKLTEAREQLPVHILLDASQSMAWGTPGKLRYASQLAAALGYVSLARYDRLTVTALGETPHQLRDVRGRGRLPTVLSFLSGLRPGGRLDLNGALTSYRVNRRAGGMAILISDLLSPEGFEDGLDHLLSAGLDVIVLQVLSPQELSPAEGGDVELIDAETGEIVEVSLTARMIGIYRERLDRWCADAEAACTRRGVTYFQVRTDTPLEDLFLDQLRRVGILR is encoded by the coding sequence ATGGCCTGGCCGCGCTGGCTCGGCGGGCGTGGCGGGGGCGGGGCGCCGCCGGCGCGGCCGGCCGCGCCGGACGCCCCGCTCATCGACGAGTTGCTGCTGCACCGGCTCGAGCGTCTCTCGCTGGCGCCGCGCCGGCCCGTCGCGGGGGGGCTGGGCGGCGAGCACCGCTCCAGCGCGCGGGCCTCGTCTACGGACTTCGCGGACTACCGCCAGTATGTGCCCGGCGACGACTTCCGACGGATCGACTGGAACGCCTACGGGCGCTCGGGCACGCTGTACGTGAAGCTGACCGAGGCCCGCGAGCAGTTGCCCGTCCACATCCTGCTGGACGCCAGCCAGTCGATGGCCTGGGGCACGCCTGGCAAGCTGCGGTACGCCAGCCAGCTTGCGGCGGCGCTCGGGTACGTCTCGTTGGCCCGCTACGACCGTCTGACCGTCACGGCGCTCGGGGAGACGCCCCACCAACTGCGGGACGTGCGCGGGCGTGGGCGGCTGCCGACCGTCCTCAGCTTCCTGTCCGGCCTGCGGCCCGGTGGCCGGCTCGATCTGAACGGGGCGCTGACGAGCTACCGGGTGAACCGGCGGGCCGGCGGCATGGCGATCCTGATCTCGGACCTGCTCTCGCCAGAGGGCTTCGAGGATGGCCTGGATCACCTGCTGTCGGCCGGGCTGGATGTCATTGTGCTGCAGGTGCTCAGCCCTCAGGAGCTGAGTCCTGCCGAGGGCGGCGACGTCGAGCTGATCGACGCGGAGACCGGCGAGATCGTCGAGGTGAGCCTGACGGCGCGGATGATCGGGATCTACCGCGAGCGGCTCGACCGCTGGTGCGCCGATGCCGAGGCTGCCTGCACTCGGCGGGGCGTGACGTACTTCCAGGTGCGGACGGATACGCCGCTCGAAGACCTGTTCCTGGATCAGCTGCGGCGCGTCGGCATCCTGCGCTGA
- a CDS encoding GNAT family N-acetyltransferase, with translation MPTDVPVPAPDDDEEEEEEFEMEVRELEPDEIVSAAEMLARAFEGTTLLEIIAPDPDIREDACRWFFESHLVYGLAYGDVIAAVEEDGTVQAAAVWWAPENVAPDDEQAADTGLADGLTVLGPEAWERLQELGRATSALHKQVAPDPHWYLALIGVEAYMHGQGVGGEVLAASLEMVDEEGYPAYLETSNERTIPFYERHGFKVGGQIDVPALGMTVWGMRREPAGS, from the coding sequence ATGCCGACTGACGTTCCCGTGCCCGCCCCTGACGACGACGAGGAAGAAGAAGAAGAGTTCGAGATGGAGGTCCGCGAGCTTGAGCCGGACGAGATCGTCTCGGCGGCCGAGATGCTGGCGCGGGCCTTCGAGGGAACCACGCTGCTGGAGATCATCGCGCCAGATCCCGACATCCGCGAGGACGCCTGCCGCTGGTTTTTCGAGTCGCACCTCGTCTACGGGCTGGCCTACGGCGACGTGATCGCCGCCGTCGAGGAGGATGGCACAGTCCAGGCGGCGGCCGTCTGGTGGGCGCCCGAGAACGTCGCGCCGGACGACGAGCAGGCCGCCGACACGGGGCTGGCGGACGGCCTCACGGTGCTCGGACCGGAAGCCTGGGAGCGCCTCCAGGAGCTTGGCCGCGCCACCTCCGCGCTGCACAAGCAGGTGGCCCCGGACCCGCACTGGTATCTCGCGCTGATCGGCGTGGAGGCGTACATGCACGGGCAGGGCGTCGGCGGCGAGGTGCTTGCAGCCTCCCTGGAGATGGTGGACGAGGAAGGGTACCCCGCCTACCTGGAGACCTCGAACGAGCGCACTATCCCCTTCTACGAGCGCCACGGCTTCAAGGTCGGCGGGCAGATCGACGTGCCGGCGCTCGGGATGACCGTCTGGGGCATGCGCCGCGAGCCGGCCGGAAGTTGA
- a CDS encoding response regulator translates to MNGTFSRRVRALLARLATGRVQESQHAPAKAAPSAFPTPALADEAARDAERRAFPTTPSLQMSAGPARGAVERRLLAHLFTHVPDPVATVDADGRIVSLNPAAERFFGHITSRVAGQPVTRLAPISLTPPSSQQPPTPPTSTCAGWRLGESNPLDARRADGRDLPVAVSITPTTADGQPLLILMFQDMTPFAELQSRERETRERLEQALSDVQHTQEVMLRQERLKALGQLASGIAHDFNNALSMIVGFTELLLSDEAIAADPTRRRTQLQSIHAAAQDATAVVARLREFSRPSTATLDLPPVHINDIVAQAISLSQPRWRAQAQASGRTIRVTSELGTVPTIGGRASELREALANLIINAVDAMPEGGTLTLRTRVDEDMVAVEVADTGTGMTTDIRERIFDPFYTTKGDRGTGLGLPMVQGIVQQHRGEIIVASEPGQGTIFTMRFHPLAASLEIAAAPPPPERPRARGLRVLLAEDEPSLRQILTSYLRVDGHAIQAVANGEEALKQYRPGAFDLVITDRAMPEMGGDQLAATLEQQGQSPPVIMLTGLGDLMNEVGERPTGVDLVIGKPVTLAELRAAVVLVMGDRRSGATPA, encoded by the coding sequence ATGAACGGCACTTTCAGCAGGCGCGTTCGTGCGCTGCTGGCACGCCTTGCGACTGGGCGTGTCCAGGAAAGCCAGCACGCGCCAGCAAAAGCCGCGCCATCTGCGTTCCCCACCCCGGCGCTCGCCGACGAGGCGGCCCGAGACGCTGAGCGTCGAGCGTTCCCCACCACGCCCAGCCTGCAGATGAGCGCTGGCCCCGCACGTGGCGCGGTCGAGCGGCGTCTGCTGGCCCACCTCTTCACCCACGTGCCTGACCCGGTGGCCACCGTCGATGCGGACGGGCGAATCGTCTCCCTCAACCCGGCCGCCGAACGGTTCTTCGGCCACATCACCAGCCGCGTCGCCGGCCAGCCGGTCACGCGGCTCGCCCCGATCTCGTTGACCCCACCGTCCTCGCAGCAGCCGCCCACGCCGCCCACGAGCACCTGCGCCGGCTGGCGGCTCGGCGAGTCCAACCCGCTGGACGCCCGGCGCGCGGACGGTCGTGACCTGCCGGTCGCCGTCAGCATCACCCCGACCACGGCTGACGGCCAGCCACTGCTCATCCTGATGTTTCAGGACATGACGCCGTTCGCCGAGCTGCAAAGCCGCGAGCGTGAAACACGCGAGCGGCTCGAACAGGCCCTCTCGGACGTCCAGCACACCCAGGAGGTGATGCTGCGCCAGGAGCGGCTGAAGGCGCTCGGCCAGCTCGCCAGCGGCATCGCTCACGACTTCAACAATGCCCTCTCGATGATCGTCGGCTTCACCGAGCTGCTGCTCTCCGACGAGGCCATCGCCGCGGACCCCACCCGGCGGCGCACCCAACTCCAGAGCATCCATGCAGCCGCGCAGGACGCCACCGCCGTCGTGGCGCGCCTCCGCGAGTTCTCACGCCCCAGCACTGCCACGCTGGACCTGCCGCCCGTACACATCAACGACATCGTGGCGCAGGCCATCTCGCTGTCGCAGCCCCGTTGGCGAGCACAGGCCCAGGCGAGCGGCCGGACGATCCGCGTCACCTCGGAGCTGGGGACCGTCCCCACCATCGGCGGTCGGGCCAGCGAGCTGCGCGAGGCCCTGGCGAACCTGATCATCAACGCGGTAGACGCCATGCCAGAGGGCGGCACACTCACGCTGCGCACCCGCGTGGATGAGGATATGGTGGCCGTCGAGGTAGCCGACACCGGCACCGGCATGACCACCGACATCCGCGAGCGCATCTTCGATCCGTTCTACACGACCAAAGGCGACCGGGGCACCGGCCTGGGCCTGCCGATGGTCCAGGGCATCGTCCAACAACATCGCGGCGAGATCATCGTTGCCAGCGAGCCGGGCCAGGGCACCATCTTCACGATGCGCTTCCACCCGCTTGCGGCCTCGCTGGAGATCGCCGCGGCGCCGCCACCGCCCGAGCGGCCACGTGCGCGCGGACTGCGCGTCCTCCTCGCCGAGGACGAGCCGTCGCTCCGGCAGATACTGACCAGCTACCTGCGCGTGGACGGCCACGCCATCCAGGCCGTCGCGAACGGCGAGGAAGCCCTGAAGCAGTACCGGCCGGGGGCGTTCGATCTCGTCATCACGGACCGCGCGATGCCCGAGATGGGCGGCGACCAGCTCGCTGCCACCCTGGAGCAGCAGGGCCAGAGTCCGCCCGTCATCATGCTGACGGGGCTCGGCGACCTGATGAACGAGGTCGGGGAGCGGCCGACAGGCGTCGATCTGGTGATCGGAAAGCCGGTCACGCTGGCCGAGCTGCGGGCGGCGGTGGTGCTGGTGATGGGCGACAGGCGGTCCGGAGCCACGCCCGCCTGA
- a CDS encoding MFS transporter, protein MGSIARWPALEALHDPHFRKLWLAGLCVNVGRWLDFLVLGWLAFELTNSPFMVGLAAFCRFAPMVVLGLFAGLLIDRLPRGRVLLAVQVSNVIVSCLLALLFATGHGDLWLLIGLETIMGIAWSVDFPSRRTVLFTLVGPKRVTNAVSLESVSMQGTKIVGPVLGGVLLGGFGPVWCYVTLAALYVMALSLTFSLTRTAKLPAARPTGESMLAGLVMGFQEARWQPAIFGVLILTVVMNGLVFPYQQLMPVFARDVLNVGPELLGVLVAAGGVGTLAGALWTAGRRDFMAHRQLFAGGCLLGGIMVVVQSFTPDLWIALPIQVAIGLADAGFGTMQSTIVLLASHERARGRVLGILSVCIGTNPFGALAVGYIATYVGAPTAFGAAAALALILMAPLAARLFAEGSAPLRVVREERLA, encoded by the coding sequence ATGGGGTCCATCGCTCGGTGGCCTGCGCTCGAAGCGCTCCACGATCCGCACTTCAGAAAGCTGTGGCTGGCGGGCCTCTGCGTCAACGTCGGACGGTGGCTCGACTTTCTGGTGCTCGGCTGGCTCGCGTTTGAGCTGACGAACTCGCCGTTCATGGTCGGGTTGGCGGCGTTCTGCCGCTTCGCGCCGATGGTCGTGCTGGGGCTGTTCGCCGGCCTGCTGATCGACCGGCTGCCGCGCGGGCGGGTGCTGCTCGCCGTGCAGGTGTCGAACGTGATCGTGTCGTGCTTGCTGGCGCTGCTGTTTGCGACCGGCCACGGCGATCTCTGGCTGCTGATCGGCCTCGAAACGATCATGGGGATCGCCTGGTCCGTGGATTTCCCCTCGCGGCGGACGGTGCTGTTCACCCTGGTGGGACCGAAGCGCGTCACCAACGCCGTGTCCCTGGAAAGCGTCTCGATGCAGGGCACCAAGATCGTCGGGCCGGTCCTGGGCGGCGTGTTGCTCGGCGGGTTCGGGCCGGTCTGGTGCTACGTGACGCTGGCCGCCCTCTACGTGATGGCGCTCTCGCTCACGTTCTCGCTGACTCGCACCGCGAAGCTGCCGGCGGCCCGCCCGACCGGCGAGTCGATGCTGGCCGGGCTGGTCATGGGCTTTCAGGAGGCCCGCTGGCAGCCGGCGATTTTCGGCGTGCTGATCCTGACGGTGGTGATGAACGGCCTGGTCTTCCCGTACCAGCAGCTGATGCCGGTCTTCGCGCGGGACGTGCTGAACGTCGGGCCAGAGCTGCTCGGGGTGCTGGTGGCGGCCGGCGGCGTCGGCACGCTGGCCGGCGCGTTGTGGACGGCCGGCCGCCGCGACTTCATGGCGCACCGGCAGTTGTTCGCCGGGGGCTGTCTGCTCGGCGGCATCATGGTGGTGGTGCAGTCGTTCACGCCGGACCTGTGGATCGCCCTGCCGATCCAGGTCGCCATCGGGCTGGCGGATGCCGGCTTCGGCACCATGCAGAGCACCATTGTGCTGCTGGCGTCCCACGAGCGGGCGCGCGGCCGGGTGCTCGGCATCCTCTCCGTCTGCATCGGCACGAACCCGTTCGGAGCGCTCGCCGTCGGGTACATCGCCACGTATGTGGGTGCGCCAACAGCGTTCGGCGCGGCGGCGGCGCTGGCGCTGATCCTGATGGCCCCGCTGGCTGCGCGGCTGTTCGCCGAAGGCTCTGCGCCGCTGCGGGTGGTGCGCGAGGAGCGGCTGGCCTGA
- a CDS encoding SDR family oxidoreductase: MGMLDGRVAVVTGSGRGIGRGIAMALAAAGARVVVNDLGVSLSGEGEEKMPADQVVDEILTHGGAAVANYGSVTDWDQAHAMIDQAVDAFGRIDILVNVAGILRDRMLFNMTEAEWDAVIAVHLKGMFNCTQAASVRFREQKYGRVISMSSVSALGSAGQPNYGAAKAGILGLTWSTANAMGRYGVTCNAILPSGATRMIDSTPRAREEFERTGVWPSEAAKGTARDPDNVAPLVVYLASEQAAHVNGQAFHSFGYGYTLLAQPTPMRRIEADRRLTPDEIASHFDQTLGANLRPPPGLDFGKALEQRPAAEWGEVGDGVRFWKNPWEEPRAE, from the coding sequence ATGGGAATGCTCGACGGCAGGGTGGCCGTAGTGACTGGCTCGGGACGGGGCATCGGGCGGGGCATCGCGATGGCGCTGGCCGCCGCCGGCGCGCGCGTCGTCGTCAACGACCTCGGCGTCAGCCTGAGCGGCGAGGGCGAGGAGAAGATGCCGGCCGATCAGGTGGTGGACGAGATCCTGACCCACGGCGGCGCGGCGGTCGCCAACTACGGCTCGGTCACGGACTGGGACCAGGCCCACGCGATGATCGACCAGGCTGTGGACGCCTTCGGCCGCATCGACATCCTCGTCAACGTGGCCGGCATCCTGCGCGACCGCATGCTCTTCAACATGACCGAAGCCGAGTGGGACGCCGTGATCGCCGTCCACCTCAAGGGCATGTTCAACTGCACGCAGGCGGCCTCCGTCCGCTTCCGCGAGCAGAAGTACGGCCGGGTCATCAGCATGTCGTCCGTCTCGGCGCTCGGGTCGGCCGGGCAGCCAAACTACGGCGCGGCGAAGGCGGGCATCCTCGGGCTGACGTGGTCGACCGCCAACGCGATGGGCCGCTACGGCGTGACCTGCAACGCGATCCTGCCGAGCGGCGCGACCCGCATGATCGACTCGACCCCGCGCGCCCGCGAGGAGTTCGAGCGGACTGGCGTCTGGCCCAGCGAGGCGGCGAAGGGGACCGCCCGCGACCCTGACAACGTCGCGCCGCTGGTGGTCTACCTCGCCTCGGAGCAGGCGGCGCACGTCAACGGGCAGGCGTTCCACTCGTTCGGCTACGGCTACACGCTGCTGGCCCAGCCCACGCCGATGCGGCGCATCGAGGCCGACCGCCGCCTGACGCCCGACGAGATCGCCTCCCACTTCGACCAGACGCTCGGCGCGAACCTGCGCCCGCCGCCGGGGCTGGACTTCGGCAAGGCGCTCGAACAACGGCCAGCCGCGGAGTGGGGCGAGGTGGGGGACGGCGTCCGGTTCTGGAAGAACCCCTGGGAAGAGCCGCGCGCCGAGTAG
- a CDS encoding MoxR family ATPase, with amino-acid sequence MSEAPREVADLRETARLIESEVGRVIVGQETVVRGVVIALLAGGHVLLEGVPGLGKTMLVRTLADVLHLQYSRIQFTPDLMPADVSGTNVLLEDAHGRREFTFQPGPIFANLVLADEINRATPKTQAALLEAMQEQTVTVATTIHKLPRPFFVLATQNPIEMEGTYPLPEAELDRFFFKLNVGYPTREQMNEIVRRTTSSGSEPVRRVADGRTLQSMQALGRQVPIASHVTDYAVRIVLATHPGGEGAPDVTNRYVRYGASPRAAQAIVLAAKILALLNGRLNVSFEDVRRVAAPALRHRVLVNFEAESKSVTADTVIRQILQSVQENG; translated from the coding sequence GTGAGCGAAGCGCCGCGCGAGGTCGCAGACCTACGAGAGACGGCCCGCCTGATCGAGAGCGAGGTTGGCCGGGTGATCGTCGGCCAGGAGACGGTCGTGCGGGGGGTCGTGATCGCCCTGCTGGCCGGCGGGCACGTGCTGCTCGAAGGCGTGCCCGGCCTGGGCAAAACGATGCTGGTGCGGACCCTGGCAGATGTCTTGCACCTGCAGTACAGCCGCATCCAGTTCACGCCCGACCTGATGCCGGCCGACGTCTCCGGCACCAACGTGCTGCTGGAGGATGCGCACGGGCGGCGTGAGTTCACGTTCCAGCCTGGGCCGATCTTCGCCAACCTCGTGCTGGCCGACGAGATCAACCGGGCCACGCCCAAGACCCAGGCGGCGCTGCTGGAAGCGATGCAGGAGCAGACCGTCACCGTCGCCACGACGATTCACAAGCTGCCGCGCCCGTTCTTCGTGCTGGCAACGCAGAACCCCATCGAGATGGAGGGCACCTATCCCCTGCCCGAGGCCGAGCTTGACCGCTTCTTCTTCAAGCTGAACGTTGGCTATCCGACCCGCGAGCAGATGAACGAGATCGTGCGGCGGACGACCTCCAGCGGCAGCGAGCCGGTCCGGCGCGTAGCTGACGGGCGCACCCTCCAGTCGATGCAGGCGCTTGGGCGGCAGGTGCCGATCGCCAGCCACGTCACGGATTACGCCGTGCGGATCGTCCTGGCGACGCACCCCGGCGGGGAGGGCGCACCCGACGTGACCAACCGGTACGTGCGGTACGGGGCCAGCCCGCGCGCCGCCCAGGCCATCGTGCTGGCGGCGAAGATCCTGGCGCTCTTGAACGGTCGGCTGAACGTCTCCTTCGAGGACGTGCGGCGGGTGGCGGCTCCAGCATTGCGCCATCGCGTGCTGGTCAACTTCGAGGCCGAGTCGAAGTCCGTCACGGCCGACACGGTCATCCGCCAGATCCTCCAGTCCGTCCAGGAGAACGGGTAG